In the Acomys russatus chromosome 11, mAcoRus1.1, whole genome shotgun sequence genome, one interval contains:
- the Fhl2 gene encoding four and a half LIM domains protein 2 translates to MTERFDCHHCNESLYGKKYILKEENPHCVACFEELYANTCEECGTPIGCDCKDLSYKDRHWHEGCFHCFRCGSSLVDKPFAAKEEQLLCTDCYSNEYSSKCQECKKTIMPGTRKMEYKGSSWHETCFTCQRCQQPIGTKSFIPKDNQNFCVPCYEKQYALQCVQCKKPITTGGVTYREQPWHKECFVCTACKKQLSGQRFTARDEFPYCLTCFCDLYAKKCAGCTNPISGLGGTKYISFEERQWHNDCFNCKKCSLSLVGRGFLTERDDILCPDCGKDI, encoded by the exons ATGACTGAGCGCTTTGATTGCCACCACTGCAATGAGTCTCTCTATGGCAAAAAGTACATTCTGAAAGAGGAGAACCCGCACTGCGTGGCCTGCTTCGAGGAGCTCTATGCCAACACATGCGAGGAGTGTGGCACCCCTATTGGCTGCGACTGCAAG GACTTGTCCTACAAGGACCGGCATTGGCATGAAGGCTGTTTCCACTGCTTCCGTTGTGGGAGCTCGCTGGTGGACAAGCCCTTTGCCGCCAAGGAGGAGCAGCTGCTgtgcactgactgctattccaacGAGTACTCATCCAAGTGCCAGGAATGCAAGAAAACCATCATGCCAG GTACCCGCAAGATGGAGTATAAGGGCAGCAGCTGGCATGAGACCTGCTTCACCTGCCAGCGCTGCCAGCAGCCCATCGGAACCAAGAGCTTCATACCTAAGGACAACCAGAACTTCTGCGTGCCCTGCTATGAGAAGCAGTATGCCCTGCAGTGCGTGCAGTGCAAAAAG CCTATCACCACAGGAGGTGTTACTTACCGGGAGCAGCCTTGGCACAAGGAGTGCTTTGTGTGCACAGCCTGCAAGAAGCAGCTATCTGGGCAACGATTCACGGCACGGGATGAGTTTCCATACTGCCTGACCTGCTTCTGTGACCTGTATGCCAAGAAGTGTGCTGGGTGCACCAATCCCATCAGCG GTCTCGGTGGCACAAAGTACATCTCTTTCGAGGAACGTCAATGGCACAACGACTGCTTTAACTGCAAGAAATGCTCCCTGTCCCTGGTAGGGCGAGGCTTCCTTACAGAGAGAGATGACATCCTCTGTCCTGACTGTGGGAAGGACATCTGA